The Brasilonema sennae CENA114 genome includes a region encoding these proteins:
- a CDS encoding class I SAM-dependent methyltransferase: MSELIHNHYQTIAGMYEDLWFYSEDFVQFITNEIIEHLCLKNTDILIDLGCGTGIYAKEINNQMQLYNPIICVDSSNKMLEQIPNNLKYKCVEMDAINFSASSRTYNKIIIKELMHHINEEKLLLSNLFQRLTCGGILLLILLPPKIDYPLFSKALRKYEEVQPNYNNLASLLEKIGFHVAVDFVEYPLAIPKSKYLQMVQNRYMSLLSTFDDEQLALGLAEMEQKYAQQSILKFSDRFVFITASKT, encoded by the coding sequence ATGAGCGAACTTATTCATAATCATTATCAAACAATAGCAGGTATGTATGAAGATTTATGGTTTTATTCAGAGGATTTTGTTCAGTTTATTACTAACGAAATCATTGAACATTTATGTCTAAAAAATACAGATATACTTATAGATTTAGGATGTGGTACAGGAATATACGCTAAAGAAATTAACAATCAGATGCAGTTATATAATCCGATTATCTGTGTGGACTCCTCGAACAAGATGCTTGAGCAAATCCCTAATAATCTTAAGTATAAATGCGTGGAAATGGATGCAATAAACTTTTCGGCTTCGTCTAGAACATACAATAAAATTATTATTAAGGAATTAATGCATCATATTAATGAAGAAAAACTGTTATTAAGTAATCTCTTCCAAAGATTGACCTGTGGTGGTATTTTACTGCTAATACTTCTTCCGCCAAAAATTGATTACCCGTTATTTAGTAAAGCTTTGCGTAAATATGAAGAAGTCCAACCCAATTATAATAATCTTGCTAGCTTACTGGAAAAAATTGGTTTTCATGTAGCGGTGGATTTTGTAGAATATCCTTTGGCAATTCCTAAGTCTAAATATTTGCAGATGGTACAAAATCGTTATATGTCTTTGCTTTCAACTTTTGATGATGAACAACTTGCTCTTGGTCTAGCTGAAATGGAACAAAAATATGCCCAGCAATCTATTCTTAAATTCTCAGACCGCTTTGTTTTTATCACAGCAAGTAAGACCTGA
- the glyS gene encoding glycine--tRNA ligase subunit beta, with translation MPSFLLEVGTEELPASFLSSAVSQWKSRIPHTLEENSLTYDAVEVYGTPRRLAVLIKGLPSQQADREEEIKGPPAQAAFKDGNPTPAAQGFAKKQGVEVSALEVRPTEKGDFVFVRKLTPGRPIAEIITELVPQWIFKLEGKRLMRWGDGDKTFSRPIRWIVALLDEAVLPIELDNGSETVKSDSTSQTHRVLHPEPVTISHASDYVTTLRSGYVVVDPDERANTITQQVKESVQKLGGYVEIYPDLLQEVTNLVEFPSAVIGKFESEFLNLPTEVITTVMVSHQRYFPVFQSSNTKDLLPNFVTISNGDPTKSDIIAVGNERVIRARLADGRFFYDADLEKPLESFLPQLETVTFQEDLGSLRKKVNRICKIAAQITEQLQLSEKERENIQRAALLCKADLVSQMVYEFPELQGVMGQKYALASGEEEAVATAIFEHYLPRSADDILPETLTGQVVGLADRLDTLVSIFGLGMIPTGSSDPFALRRAANAVVNITWAAHLPINLQQLLEKVATDFASEYHKDGNQLVAALQEFFLQRIRTLLQEEKHIDYDLVNAVLGENDREYTQRALKDLLDVGDRATFLQKIRANGTLDNIYETVNRSTRLAAQGDLDTKQLDPKTSVRKELFQKSSEEAFYNAIVELVPQTQAAQESRDYGQLVTGLEQITPTVSNFFDGAESVLVMDSNPEIKRNRLNLLGLLRNHARVLADFGAIVKNL, from the coding sequence ATGCCTTCATTTTTATTAGAAGTTGGTACAGAAGAACTCCCTGCAAGTTTCCTGAGTAGCGCTGTCTCGCAGTGGAAATCTCGCATTCCTCACACTCTGGAAGAAAACAGCCTGACTTACGATGCTGTGGAAGTTTACGGAACTCCCCGCCGCTTAGCGGTACTCATCAAAGGTTTACCCTCGCAGCAGGCGGATCGCGAAGAAGAAATTAAAGGTCCCCCCGCACAAGCAGCGTTTAAAGATGGGAACCCAACACCAGCAGCACAAGGCTTTGCTAAAAAGCAAGGTGTGGAAGTCTCTGCGTTGGAAGTTCGCCCGACTGAGAAGGGAGATTTTGTCTTTGTCCGGAAACTTACCCCCGGTCGTCCAATTGCTGAGATAATAACAGAACTTGTTCCTCAATGGATTTTCAAACTCGAAGGAAAGCGGTTGATGCGTTGGGGTGATGGGGATAAGACATTTTCTCGTCCCATCCGCTGGATTGTTGCTTTGTTAGATGAGGCGGTGCTGCCAATAGAATTGGATAATGGTTCTGAGACGGTAAAGAGCGATAGCACTTCCCAAACTCATCGCGTCTTACATCCAGAACCTGTGACAATATCCCACGCATCTGATTATGTCACCACGCTTCGCTCTGGATATGTCGTCGTTGATCCCGATGAACGCGCAAATACTATCACACAGCAAGTCAAAGAATCTGTCCAAAAGTTAGGCGGTTATGTAGAAATTTACCCAGATTTATTGCAGGAAGTCACAAATCTTGTAGAATTTCCCTCAGCTGTTATTGGTAAATTTGAATCAGAGTTTTTGAACTTGCCTACAGAGGTGATTACCACTGTGATGGTAAGTCATCAGCGTTATTTTCCTGTGTTCCAAAGTTCAAACACCAAAGACTTACTACCTAATTTTGTCACAATCTCTAACGGTGACCCCACAAAATCAGACATCATTGCTGTGGGAAATGAAAGAGTCATTCGTGCACGTTTAGCCGATGGTCGCTTTTTCTACGATGCTGATTTAGAAAAACCTTTAGAAAGCTTTTTACCTCAATTGGAAACCGTCACTTTTCAAGAGGATTTAGGTTCGCTGCGAAAGAAAGTCAACCGCATTTGCAAAATTGCCGCACAAATCACAGAACAGTTGCAATTAAGCGAAAAAGAACGCGAAAACATCCAAAGAGCAGCTCTTTTATGTAAAGCTGATTTGGTCAGTCAAATGGTGTATGAATTCCCGGAATTACAGGGAGTTATGGGACAAAAATATGCTCTTGCAAGTGGAGAAGAGGAAGCAGTTGCAACGGCAATTTTTGAACATTATTTACCTCGTTCGGCAGATGACATATTACCCGAAACTTTAACAGGACAAGTTGTCGGTTTGGCAGACAGACTTGACACATTAGTCAGTATCTTTGGATTGGGGATGATACCCACGGGTTCTTCTGACCCCTTCGCTTTGCGACGGGCAGCAAATGCAGTCGTGAATATCACATGGGCAGCCCATCTACCTATCAATTTACAACAGTTACTGGAAAAAGTTGCAACAGATTTCGCGAGTGAATATCACAAAGATGGGAATCAATTAGTTGCTGCGTTACAAGAATTTTTCCTGCAACGCATCCGTACTTTACTGCAAGAAGAAAAACACATTGACTATGACTTAGTGAATGCTGTTTTGGGAGAAAATGACCGAGAATATACACAAAGGGCGTTGAAGGATTTATTGGATGTGGGCGATCGCGCAACTTTCCTACAAAAAATCCGCGCCAATGGTACATTAGATAACATCTACGAAACAGTGAATCGTTCCACTCGTTTAGCGGCTCAAGGAGATTTGGATACAAAACAACTTGACCCTAAAACTAGTGTTCGTAAAGAACTCTTCCAAAAATCATCCGAGGAAGCATTTTACAATGCGATTGTGGAATTAGTGCCACAAACTCAAGCTGCACAAGAGTCACGAGATTATGGACAGCTAGTAACAGGATTAGAGCAAATTACCCCCACCGTTAGCAACTTTTTTGACGGTGCGGAAAGCGTTTTAGTTATGGACTCCAATCCAGAAATCAAACGCAATCGGTTAAATTTACTCGGATTACTTCGTAACCATGCTCGTGTTTTAGCGGATTTTGGGGCGATAGTCAAAAATTTGTAG
- a CDS encoding Uma2 family endonuclease → MLAVTQQPQKMTVEEYLEWEPQQDVRYEYVNGKVFAMTGVTIPHNDIALNFYTPLRPHLRSRGCRVNVSDVKVQLSPQSQYYYPDVIVSCDPQDLNARKFIQFPKLIAEVLSPGTSGKDRGDKFTDYLKIPTLQEYILIDSEKISIERFCRGEGRMWLYYPYTAYDIITLSSIEFEFPIELLYEGVAFETEA, encoded by the coding sequence ATGCTAGCTGTCACCCAACAACCCCAAAAAATGACCGTCGAGGAATATCTCGAATGGGAACCTCAGCAAGACGTTCGCTACGAATACGTCAACGGCAAAGTCTTTGCCATGACAGGTGTTACAATTCCCCACAATGACATTGCACTTAACTTTTACACTCCCTTACGCCCACATCTGCGTTCTAGAGGTTGTCGGGTGAATGTGTCAGACGTGAAAGTACAACTCAGTCCCCAAAGCCAGTACTACTATCCTGATGTTATCGTCAGTTGCGATCCTCAAGACCTCAACGCCCGCAAATTTATTCAATTTCCTAAACTCATTGCGGAAGTCCTCTCCCCAGGTACAAGCGGCAAAGACAGGGGTGATAAATTCACAGATTATCTAAAAATCCCCACTTTGCAAGAGTATATATTGATAGACTCTGAAAAAATCTCCATCGAGCGTTTCTGTCGGGGAGAGGGAAGAATGTGGCTTTACTATCCCTACACTGCTTACGATATTATCACTCTATCAAGTATTGAATTTGAGTTTCCTATTGAATTGCTGTATGAAGGTGTTGCATTTGAAACAGAAGCATAA
- a CDS encoding group II intron reverse transcriptase/maturase, with protein MYTSKTSFKTTVEWNAIPWRKLERKVFKLQKRIYKASQRGDVKTVKKLQKTLVHSWSAKCLAVRKVTQENRGKKTAGVDGLKSLSPKARLILVKSLRLGSKAAPTRRVWIPKPDSEGEKRPLSIPTIYDRALQTLVKIALEPEWEARFEGNSFGFRPGRSAHDAIEAIFLTIRFKPKYVLDADIARCFDRINHNALLSKLNTFPTIRRQIREWLRAGVIDFAAYSNRQKTYSRTSEGAPQGGCISPLLANIALHGMENQIKQFALTLPGSKTANRQAISLIRFADDFVILHENLTVVQRCQQIIAEWLSGIGLELKPSKTRISHTLNKHEDNVGFDFLGFTIRQFAVGKGHSGKNRGGILLGFKTIITPSKAKLNAHTYQIGKVIESHKSVPQFDLIAHLNPIIRGWTSYYASVVSKRIFNKADSILFSQLKAWAEHRHPNKSSQWSCQKYWQTIGSDNWVFTSINRGIRLLKHRETPIVRHTKVQGSRSPFDGDWVYWSSRMGKHPEAPTRVATLLKMQKGKCAHCGLFFHDGDLMEIDHKTPRSKGGKDSYDNLQLLHGHCHDAKTAADNVAIKVPEIDEDYHLNPF; from the coding sequence ATGTATACGTCTAAAACGAGTTTCAAGACTACGGTGGAATGGAATGCTATCCCCTGGCGAAAGTTAGAAAGGAAAGTATTCAAGTTGCAAAAACGCATCTACAAAGCCTCGCAGCGTGGTGATGTCAAAACAGTCAAAAAACTCCAGAAAACTCTGGTACATTCCTGGTCAGCCAAGTGTTTAGCGGTGCGTAAGGTAACACAAGAGAACCGAGGTAAGAAGACGGCAGGAGTGGATGGGCTGAAAAGCTTATCCCCAAAAGCACGTCTCATCTTGGTAAAATCCCTGAGATTAGGGAGTAAAGCTGCACCTACTCGAAGGGTGTGGATACCCAAACCTGATTCAGAGGGGGAAAAAAGACCGCTCTCGATACCTACAATTTACGACCGTGCCTTGCAGACGTTAGTCAAAATAGCGCTAGAACCAGAATGGGAAGCCCGCTTTGAGGGGAACTCGTTTGGGTTTAGACCGGGAAGAAGCGCCCATGATGCAATTGAGGCAATATTCCTCACAATTAGGTTTAAGCCTAAATACGTGTTGGATGCCGATATTGCACGTTGCTTTGACCGAATTAACCACAATGCTCTGCTGTCAAAATTAAACACATTCCCCACCATTCGCCGACAAATTCGCGAATGGTTAAGAGCGGGAGTGATTGATTTTGCTGCCTATTCTAATAGGCAGAAAACCTACAGCAGAACATCCGAGGGTGCGCCACAAGGCGGATGTATTTCGCCGTTGTTAGCGAATATTGCCCTCCACGGTATGGAGAATCAAATTAAACAATTTGCTCTCACGTTACCCGGAAGTAAAACGGCTAACCGTCAGGCAATAAGCTTAATTAGATTTGCAGATGATTTTGTCATCCTACACGAAAACCTTACCGTTGTTCAAAGATGTCAGCAGATTATTGCGGAGTGGTTAAGCGGAATTGGACTGGAATTGAAACCAAGTAAAACGCGGATATCTCATACTCTTAATAAGCATGAAGATAACGTAGGTTTTGATTTTCTGGGTTTCACCATTAGACAATTTGCTGTAGGCAAAGGTCATAGTGGTAAAAACAGAGGCGGAATATTACTCGGTTTCAAAACCATAATTACCCCAAGCAAAGCAAAACTAAATGCACACACGTATCAGATAGGGAAAGTGATTGAGAGCCATAAGTCAGTACCTCAGTTTGATTTAATTGCTCACTTAAATCCCATCATTCGTGGATGGACATCCTATTACGCAAGTGTCGTTAGTAAACGCATATTCAACAAAGCTGATTCAATACTATTTAGCCAATTGAAAGCATGGGCAGAACATCGCCACCCCAATAAATCTTCTCAATGGAGTTGTCAAAAATATTGGCAAACTATTGGGTCTGATAATTGGGTATTCACATCAATTAATCGGGGAATTCGCCTCCTGAAGCACCGCGAAACTCCTATCGTGAGACACACAAAAGTGCAAGGAAGCAGAAGCCCATTCGATGGTGATTGGGTTTACTGGAGTTCTAGAATGGGTAAACATCCCGAAGCACCAACGAGGGTGGCAACACTCTTGAAAATGCAAAAAGGAAAGTGTGCCCATTGCGGACTATTTTTCCACGACGGAGATTTGATGGAAATCGACCATAAAACTCCTCGCTCAAAAGGCGGTAAGGACAGTTATGACAACCTTCAATTACTCCACGGACATTGCCACGATGCTAAAACGGCAGCAGATAATGTTGCCATTAAAGTTCCAGAGATAGATGAGGATTATCACCTTAATCCCTTCTAA